In Besnoitia besnoiti strain Bb-Ger1 chromosome I, whole genome shotgun sequence, the genomic window TAGTTAATGCGCCGGAATGCTACAGACAAGGCTGATGTGCAACCCAGACTCCACCTCCCACGTCACCATTCGCAGCCCACATAACAGAGGCCTGCTCAACGTAAAACCGAGACAAAGCTGCGCGTTTCCATCTGCACTGATAGCGATAAAATATCCAGCCGCTGAAAATGCCTCTACGCGGGTTTCCCTGCGTATTCGCTTCTGCGAGACTGGGCAGGCGTATATCTAACGCAGTACTGTCTGCTCAACACCTAGCTGCGCCGAGAACGGCTTCAGATTTGTCTCGAATATGTACCTGTGTGGGAGCCGTGGGCGTCATCGACGGTAAGAATGCGCTCGCAGACAAGGATGGCGAGATAGCcaaggaagaggaagacatAGGCCAAGTTGAAGTGGTTTCCTCCTCCGACGTCCAAAAGCACATTCGCCTTCTCAatgtcttccgccgcctcaggcATGATGTGGAAGACAGAAAGCCCGAGAAACGCCCCTGTGggaacacacacacatccGCCCACCAGAAAGTTCCCCGCGTTGCGTAGCCGAAATGCGCGCCATATTCGGTCTCCACTCCAGGGGTGCTTAGAAGTGCCCAGTGCAGCAACGCGGAAGCAAACACATGTAGAGAAAAAAGTGGAacagacgcacgcggcgcaaTCAACTGAAACACCACCCGGAGCGAGAATCCCGCAGTAAGAAATTCCCTCTACCTGAGCGATGACCTGGAAGCGACCCACTCCCTTGATTACGGCTGCGTCCGGACAATTCCTTAGCGACTCTCCACACTTCTCTGCCTTCTATTCTGCCCACGCACGTGTGGAAGAGAGGAAATCTACTATAAAGAATGCGTTAGCAGAAAATACAGAGAGAGcctgcccccccgcccccccctcgccttGGCCTCTTCCGCTTTTCCTCTCACCTCCAGCGAACGTGTTCAGAATGGCGATGACTTTGTCCAGCTTGCATCTTCGCAGAGCCAGAGGAATCCACGCCCCAAACGCGCCCACAGCCATCAGAATGAAGATCGCGCTGATCTTACTGCCCCACCACGCAGCCGACGACGCCTCCATGCCCCCCATCTTGTTTACACAAGAACACTGATATGGAAACACGAAACGAAGCTGACAGGAAACTCTTCCCGCTAATGAACAGCTTCCTCGTCGAGATGACAAGTTCTCGTAGCCACGAAGATCGGGGGTCGGCGACGATGTATGTTCTGCTGAGCCTTGCGTAACAGGCTCCGCCAGACCGTTCACTAAGACCAGGGGATTTGTCACTTCTGCCCTCTTCCCAACTAGTATCACGGCGTTCGCAGACACCGGCACGAGGACGAGCCGAGCGTCGAATTGGGCGGACCCGGCGCCTGATGCCTCCACCGGAAGGAAACACCGCCGCGAAACCGCTTTCCAACGTGGTGTGCGAGTGCTTGGAACACAAAAGCGGTACGTCCCAACTGGCGCGCGGTGCGGGCTAAACGTGGAAGCTTGTTCGCATCCGCAAATGAGAATCACCGGCACTGCAAGCGTGATGCCCTAACGGTCATATCGAACGGATGCTCACCCAATCATCGCAAACATGCTATCGAGACCCCTGGAGACTTCTTCAAGTCTCCGCACACCGAGCaccgccgacggcgctccACTACTAGTCGGCTCTGGAGACAGAACATCGGTCCTCCGCATTGAAGAGATAATCTCTTGTGTTCTAGCCTCGCTACGACCCATTTATCCAGAGACGAGAAAGCCTCCGGTTCCACTACAAACGGTATTCGCTATATAAAAAACCAAAGCCTTAGCAACATGGCCCACCGCCAACATTGGTGACCCCGAGGTGCGACGGAAAAATACAAGTACCCCCCACGCAGCGTACGTGCCTCACTGGACGGACGCCGTGCAGAGCAAACGCATGTGCCGCGCTTTCCTCACTGTGTGGGAAAAACGCCGTGACAACACAGTCGTAGCCTCTGGTGCTGTGAGGAAACGGAGACGACCAGGGCAACACACCTCAAGAGGTTCGAAGCCACTGCGCTTTTTCAGAGACGCGCCTCCTACGTTTGACGCATTTATACCGCCGCCTATGTATATTTATGCACACAGTGGGCACTTCATAAACAAGCAATTCACAAACAAGCACGAACGGCTTTCAAATGTGCAGCTGAACGTCATAAAGTACTGCGGCTGCTACAACAGAAGAGCTTTACCATGCGACGGAGCGCATCACAGCGACACTAGACAAAAAGTACGTTTCACGGGGTACGCCTGCTTGTACGTTCACGGACGATCTTCCCGTGGCGTTCTTCAGCGCGTCCTGTTTTTTTGGTTTCTACTAGAAAACTGCGCCTAGCCCGGCACGCCACCACAACTTGGCTGTTCACACAGGGATTCACCTGGACGGGTACAGAGGCCGACCCACACAATCCAGTTCGAATAATGCATCCATCAAGCAACAAGCCGGCATCGCATACAGCGTTGGGGGACAAAGGACACGGCGTTGAACTGGATAGGCACCTTCACAGTAAATACCACCGTCAACGTCATGGCAATCGGCTACCTTCAGAACGACAGTGCTAAGCGAAACCGAAGATGCTAGAGATTGTTGCATGCGTGAGACCAAGAAGAACCGATGGACAGCCGAAAGACGAAACAAATGAAAACGCCGAAAACGAAGCTACAGAGCTGAAAAAACCCGCTCAGTAGCGAACCGTACACGAGCATGCATGAGGATGTGGCCTCGAGGTGACGGCGGCTGAAAAAAAGGAGGCTGCACTGGCCAAGATAGCGGCGCTCCGAAAAAGGCTACCAGCGACTCTATATCGGAGCAAAAAACAGTCAGTGCCTCCTAAGGAAAGAAATGGGTTCGGCCCCCCCAGTCCTGCCCCCTTTTTTTCGCAAGGTAAATAACCAACGCATGTGGGGTGTCTGGCGCTTTTCTTTCGACCCCGTGACCGCGGGCGCTCTTGCAGCCTTGAGGATCCGCGCGCCTTGCACCTTTACGGAAAGGATGCCTCGTCTTAGACAACCTCGAGAGTACAGGCCTAGATTGAAACCAAGGCGAAAAATGAACAATACCATTCCGACAGCTAAAGAACCACCTTTGCAGAAACATATCCTAACGGGATTAATGCCCGCCCCCAGGAGCTTAGACTATCCGGGCTATCCTAACGGCGTCGAAGGCTCCGGGATGCGTTGTCAACCCGGTAGCGTAGCCGTAGGGTTGCACCCAGTATGTGCAGAGGCAAACGCTACTAAAGCGCCCCGGTAGCCAAAGCTAAAAAAGCGTATCGCATTCACTTACGGTAAGGAGACTCGGGAGATGTGTAGAGCCGGTGCGGAGCAACGAAAAACGGGTCACCCGAGACGTGACGGGCGCACCGCGCGATTAAGGCGAAGACATGTGAACTCATGACTTAAAAAATCATTCTAAGCAGTCCATGGGAAGGGGTATTGACGACACTGGTTGCTAGGTCGAAGCAGCAGCAAGGTCGCACCGCCGGCCAAAAACTTCTGTCAAACACGGGTAGCAAGCGTGAGTGGAATGGCGGTCCAGCACACATTACAAATCTAAGACGAGCGAGTAGTGGACCCAGGTCCTTTTGGAACATCACATACACGTATGCAGAAACTTTTCTTTTGAGCTCAGTTTAGCAGCTACGATGGCGACGAGGAGTGCAAAAGTAACACTGCGTTTACGTACCCCTTGTTTGCTGTCTGGGAAGTACAGGGGTAAGGATGTCGCGGAAACAGGTccaggctgcgcgccgcagtgAGAGGGAAAGTTCCTAGGAAAAACGGGCAGATGGTCATGTCTACATGCACGCGTACCGCGCCAACCGGGTGGGCACGTCCGCAAGCGCTCGACTGATGGCATCCCCTTGAGTGGCAACGAACATCGCGCTAGCCACGCAAAAAACCATACACAAAACGCAGTGCCACGGCATCTGGAGATTCTTTCCAACTTTTTCCGAAAGTTCCCACTTTTCCCTGTTGTCTGTGTACTGCAAATTGAGTAGGCTCTTTTTTACCGCCCCCGACAACGGCAGGCGCCGTCTTTTTGTCTGGCCCCCTGCTTCTCGCACGCCTTTTTCCTACCACAATCGATGATATTGGCAATTTTTTGTCTTCACGTTCTATCCAGGTGACGTTGGTTTCTTTTTTATCTGGCGTGAGCAAACCAAATTTTATATAATTGGCATCACAGGCCTTCAGACTGTTCCTCAGGTACTCCTCCTCAAGGTCAGTTGGCTGCGGCTGGCGTCGATTTACTCGCCGCTCTGTAACGACACGCCGACACGTTTTCTCTAACATATCAAAGAAAAACACTGCTTCCAACTTAAACTGTGCTGGCCACGACCGTACAGCGCAGCGTCTCTTCTGAAGCATGCCTCGTCAAGTGTCTCAATCCGGGTTTCACGACACGGATCTCTACGTTTTGCGCCCCATCTGTGACTGTCGCTGGACAAACTGGGGGCTGAGTTCCTCTTGAATATTTTCCACGTACATCTTGAACAGCATAGTTTTCTCTCCGTGGTGTGTGGGTTCTATTTTCGCGTTCGAAGATCATTCACGGTTCCCACACGTGGTGCTCAAGTGCATGGATGCCCTTTTCGTTTCGGTGTTCTGCCGGATCAACACTGCGGCGATTTCCACGACAAGAGACCGGACTAGACAGATGTCTTGAGGTGTCCACGGGGCGAGCATATAGATCGAGCGTCTTGTGTACTCTAGGACACGACTTGTGGAGGCATTTTTAAAGGGGGGCAAATATCAAGTCACAGCTACCTGCCCGGCCACGCTCGCTCGGTTTCCACTTCTTACGCGAAAATGGCGACAACCCACCTCAACAAGTCCGTCATTGCCGGTGCGTTGATTGTTCGCTTGGAGCCAGGCTCCAATCATCCGCGGCTCCCACACGCGGCGCCCAATGTGGCCTGCAGACTGGATGGTCTTGCCCTAGCACAGGCCGTGACGGCAATAGGTGCCAAAGCCGGTGCATCCGGTTGTCGCGGCCAGAACAGCCGTCTGATAGGGCTCGAATTTAACTGCTACTCGGTTCAACGGTTAGATGAACGTGGCAGTACCGGAGGGTATTACAGCCGCTTCTAGGATCTGTGTCGGACGCCGAGCAGACTATTTTCTGCGCCATCAcggtcgcgcgcgctgaGGAAGCCTGCATGTTGTGTTCGTACTCCTCTCCTCAGGCGGCAGTATCAACACCATAAAATCCCTGAAAAAGTACTGGAACTCGCCTGTTTCCGACGTTGACGACAAGTGAGTTCTTGGGCGTATTCACTCTGCATGTGAATACACAGTGGCATGGACCGGGACTCCGTTAGGATTATTCTGCACATCATTACTCAGGTGGCGTGCGCCACTGTCCTGTgttcgctttctgctgcctgcgaAAAGGTGAATGAGAGAGTGTTGGCGCGGAGTATCCGATGATGCTGACGAGGAGACTTACCAAATCTGATGTCACAATCTGTAGAGTCTCTGCGGCATTCATTATGCAGTTCCAGCGAGGCCAAGTATACCATGTTGCAAATGGCTATTCTGTTGAACAAAAAGAAGATCGTTGAGTACCTGATTCCGCAGAAAGACCTCGATTTGACTACACGAGCAACAGATGGGACAACAGCGTTGATGACCGCGGTGGAAAAAGACGTAAGCTGTCCCTCATGTTGCCCCTCGCGTGAAGTTCTCTGCCATCTCAGCCAATATCCCGGACGCACCGCAGGCTTTTTTGTTAGGGTTTGTCGGTTGAGTGCAAGATAGTTATCATGGTGATCAGCCATGAATTTGGTGCCTTTGCAGCCAACACGTTACTTGGTCCTCGCAGGTTCCCCTCGATTGGATTCGTGCGATGCTCGAACGCGGCGCTGACAAAAATATCAACGTTGAGGACAATGAGGGACGAATGGCTATCGACCGGTGTGAAAAGGGCAGTGCTGGTGAGTTGGCCTCTAACATTGGCTAGGGACTACGGTGAGGCCCGCCTCGCGTTCTTTGTCCTGCAAGCACAGTATTCGTTGAATGGGCTCCTGCTT contains:
- a CDS encoding ankyrin repeat-containing protein (encoded by transcript BESB_002200), producing MATTHLNKSVIAGGSINTIKSLKKYWNSPVSDVDDNSSEAKYTMLQMAILLNKKKIVEYLIPQKDLDLTTRATDGTTALMTAVEKDVPLDWIRAMLERGADKNINVEDNEGRMAIDRCEKGSAVYDLLVRYGAQPKPSPPPTPPPEPEADKAADASTMDNNAAGDGVAAAFKPVPCLMALSDLPPGLEEHPGIWASMCGCGGRQGKSTNEAVEVDENGHVHA